A genomic window from Denticeps clupeoides chromosome 11, fDenClu1.1, whole genome shotgun sequence includes:
- the rasgef1ba gene encoding ras-GEF domain-containing family member 1B-A isoform X3: MPQTPPFPGAFPTSGYNKNLYQTKEEAYGGLYYHDNSLVSGSLEALIQHLVPTVDYYPDRTYIFTFLLSSRLFIHPHELMSKVRQLCVEQQRLSDPQADKTRLRKIAPKVLQLLTEWTETFPYDFRDERMMRSLKELTHRLASGDELYRKAVQQVTQGLIRKLTALSQYEEALAKINATLTDRLAVLKAKPQSIQRDVLSLCSDPFTLAQQLTHIELERLSYIGPEEFIQAFGPKDPLDNDKSCFGGHKKAGNLQTYVEWFNRLSYLVATEICMAVKKKHRARVIEFFIDVARECFNIGNFNSLMAIISGMNMSPVSRLKKTWGKVKTAKFDILEHQMDPSSNFYNYRTALRGANQRSITAHSSREKIVIPFFSLLIKDIYFLNEGCANRLPSGHVNFEKFWELAKQVSEFMTWRQVECPFERDRKILQYLLTAPVFSEDALCLASYESEGPENTMEKDRWKSLRSSLLNRV, encoded by the exons ATGCCTCAAACGCCGCCCTTCCCTGGCGCGTTCCCCACCAGCGGCTACAACAAGAACCTTTACCAGACAAAGGAGGAGGCCTACGGGGGTCTCTATTACCATGACAACAGCCTCGTTTCGGGCTCCCTGGAGGCCCTCATTCAACACTTGGTCCCCACGGTGGACTACTACCCCGAT AGGACGTACATCTTCACCTTCCTGCTCAGCTCGCGCCTCTTCATCCACCCCCACGAGCTCATGTCCAAGGTCCGCCAGCTGTGCGTGGAGCAGCAGAGGCTCAGCGACCCGCAGGCGGACAAG ACGCGGCTGAGGAAGATCGCGCCCAAGGTCCTCCAGCTGCTGACGGAGTGGACGGAGACGTTCCCCTACGACTTCCGGGACGAGAGGATGATGAGGAGCCTGAAGGAGCTGACGCACCGGCTGGCGAGTGGCGACGAG TTGTACCGGAAGGCGGTGCAGCAGGTGACCCAGGGCCTGATCCGCAAGCTGACGGCGCTGAGCCAGTACGAGGAGGCGCTCGCCAAGATCAACGCCACGCTGACCGACCGGCTGGCGGTGCTGAAGGCCAAGCCCCAGTCCATCCAGCGCGACGTCCTGAGCCTCTGCAGCGACCCCTTCACCCTCGCCCAGCAGCTCACCCACATCGAGCTG GAGAGATTAAGCTACATTGGCCCTGAGGAGTTCATCCAAGCTTTTGGCCCAAAAGACCCCCTCGACAACGACAAG AGCTGCTTCGGTGGCCATAAGAAAGCCGGCAACCTGCAGACGTACGTGGAGTGGTTCAACCGCCTCAGCTACCTGGTGGCCACCGAGATCTGCATG GCGGTGAAGAAGAAGCACCGGGCTCGCGTGATCGAGTTCTTCATCGACGTGGCGCGGGAATGCTTCAACATCGGCAACTTCAACTCCCTCATGGCCATCATCT CTGGGATGAACATGAGCCCAGTGTCAAGACTGAAGAAGACCTGGGGCAAAGTGAAAACAGCCAAGTTTGACATCCTGGAG cACCAAATGGACCCTTCCAGCAATTTCTATAACTACAGGACGGCGTTGCGAGGGGCCAATCAGAGATCCATCACAGCCcacagcagcagagagaag ATCGTCATTCCATTCTTCAGCCTTCTGATCAAGGACATCTACTTCCTGAACGAGGGATGCGCCAACCGGCTGCCCAGTGGACACGTCAACTTCGAG AAATTCTGGGAGCTGGCAAAGCAAGTCAGCGAGTTCATGACGTGGAGGCAGGTGGAGTGTCCCTTCGAGAGGGACCGCAAGATCCTACAGTACCTGCTCACGGCACCCGTCTTCAGTGAAGATG CTCTCTGCCTGGCGTCCTACGAGAGCGAGGGCCCGGAGAACACCATGGAGAAGGACCGGTGGAAGTCCCTGAG GTCGTCGCTGCTGAACCGCGTGTAG
- the rasgef1ba gene encoding ras-GEF domain-containing family member 1B-A isoform X1, with protein sequence MAKFLVELLGCTLPEKGSSPRFETRGLPPISRKNSKKQPDKMPQTPPFPGAFPTSGYNKNLYQTKEEAYGGLYYHDNSLVSGSLEALIQHLVPTVDYYPDRTYIFTFLLSSRLFIHPHELMSKVRQLCVEQQRLSDPQADKTRLRKIAPKVLQLLTEWTETFPYDFRDERMMRSLKELTHRLASGDELYRKAVQQVTQGLIRKLTALSQYEEALAKINATLTDRLAVLKAKPQSIQRDVLSLCSDPFTLAQQLTHIELERLSYIGPEEFIQAFGPKDPLDNDKSCFGGHKKAGNLQTYVEWFNRLSYLVATEICMAVKKKHRARVIEFFIDVARECFNIGNFNSLMAIISGMNMSPVSRLKKTWGKVKTAKFDILEHQMDPSSNFYNYRTALRGANQRSITAHSSREKIVIPFFSLLIKDIYFLNEGCANRLPSGHVNFEKFWELAKQVSEFMTWRQVECPFERDRKILQYLLTAPVFSEDALCLASYESEGPENTMEKDRWKSLRSSLLNRV encoded by the exons GACAAGATGCCTCAAACGCCGCCCTTCCCTGGCGCGTTCCCCACCAGCGGCTACAACAAGAACCTTTACCAGACAAAGGAGGAGGCCTACGGGGGTCTCTATTACCATGACAACAGCCTCGTTTCGGGCTCCCTGGAGGCCCTCATTCAACACTTGGTCCCCACGGTGGACTACTACCCCGAT AGGACGTACATCTTCACCTTCCTGCTCAGCTCGCGCCTCTTCATCCACCCCCACGAGCTCATGTCCAAGGTCCGCCAGCTGTGCGTGGAGCAGCAGAGGCTCAGCGACCCGCAGGCGGACAAG ACGCGGCTGAGGAAGATCGCGCCCAAGGTCCTCCAGCTGCTGACGGAGTGGACGGAGACGTTCCCCTACGACTTCCGGGACGAGAGGATGATGAGGAGCCTGAAGGAGCTGACGCACCGGCTGGCGAGTGGCGACGAG TTGTACCGGAAGGCGGTGCAGCAGGTGACCCAGGGCCTGATCCGCAAGCTGACGGCGCTGAGCCAGTACGAGGAGGCGCTCGCCAAGATCAACGCCACGCTGACCGACCGGCTGGCGGTGCTGAAGGCCAAGCCCCAGTCCATCCAGCGCGACGTCCTGAGCCTCTGCAGCGACCCCTTCACCCTCGCCCAGCAGCTCACCCACATCGAGCTG GAGAGATTAAGCTACATTGGCCCTGAGGAGTTCATCCAAGCTTTTGGCCCAAAAGACCCCCTCGACAACGACAAG AGCTGCTTCGGTGGCCATAAGAAAGCCGGCAACCTGCAGACGTACGTGGAGTGGTTCAACCGCCTCAGCTACCTGGTGGCCACCGAGATCTGCATG GCGGTGAAGAAGAAGCACCGGGCTCGCGTGATCGAGTTCTTCATCGACGTGGCGCGGGAATGCTTCAACATCGGCAACTTCAACTCCCTCATGGCCATCATCT CTGGGATGAACATGAGCCCAGTGTCAAGACTGAAGAAGACCTGGGGCAAAGTGAAAACAGCCAAGTTTGACATCCTGGAG cACCAAATGGACCCTTCCAGCAATTTCTATAACTACAGGACGGCGTTGCGAGGGGCCAATCAGAGATCCATCACAGCCcacagcagcagagagaag ATCGTCATTCCATTCTTCAGCCTTCTGATCAAGGACATCTACTTCCTGAACGAGGGATGCGCCAACCGGCTGCCCAGTGGACACGTCAACTTCGAG AAATTCTGGGAGCTGGCAAAGCAAGTCAGCGAGTTCATGACGTGGAGGCAGGTGGAGTGTCCCTTCGAGAGGGACCGCAAGATCCTACAGTACCTGCTCACGGCACCCGTCTTCAGTGAAGATG CTCTCTGCCTGGCGTCCTACGAGAGCGAGGGCCCGGAGAACACCATGGAGAAGGACCGGTGGAAGTCCCTGAG GTCGTCGCTGCTGAACCGCGTGTAG
- the rasgef1ba gene encoding ras-GEF domain-containing family member 1B-A isoform X2 encodes MAKFLVELLGCTLPEKGSSPRFETRGLPPISRKNSKKQPDKMPQTPPFPGAFPTSGYNKNLYQTKEEAYGGLYYHDNSLVSGSLEALIQHLVPTVDYYPDRTYIFTFLLSSRLFIHPHELMSKVRQLCVEQQRLSDPQADKTRLRKIAPKVLQLLTEWTETFPYDFRDERMMRSLKELTHRLASGDELYRKAVQQVTQGLIRKLTALSQYEEALAKINATLTDRLAVLKAKPQSIQRDVLSLCSDPFTLAQQLTHIELERLSYIGPEEFIQAFGPKDPLDNDKSCFGGHKKAGNLQTYVEWFNRLSYLVATEICMAVKKKHRARVIEFFIDVARECFNIGNFNSLMAIISGMNMSPVSRLKKTWGKVKTAKFDILEHQMDPSSNFYNYRTALRGANQRSITAHSSREKIVIPFFSLLIKDIYFLNEGCANRLPSGHVNFEKFWELAKQVSEFMTWRQVECPFERDRKILQYLLTAPVFSEDGSCLWALLMRVAKLRRTH; translated from the exons GACAAGATGCCTCAAACGCCGCCCTTCCCTGGCGCGTTCCCCACCAGCGGCTACAACAAGAACCTTTACCAGACAAAGGAGGAGGCCTACGGGGGTCTCTATTACCATGACAACAGCCTCGTTTCGGGCTCCCTGGAGGCCCTCATTCAACACTTGGTCCCCACGGTGGACTACTACCCCGAT AGGACGTACATCTTCACCTTCCTGCTCAGCTCGCGCCTCTTCATCCACCCCCACGAGCTCATGTCCAAGGTCCGCCAGCTGTGCGTGGAGCAGCAGAGGCTCAGCGACCCGCAGGCGGACAAG ACGCGGCTGAGGAAGATCGCGCCCAAGGTCCTCCAGCTGCTGACGGAGTGGACGGAGACGTTCCCCTACGACTTCCGGGACGAGAGGATGATGAGGAGCCTGAAGGAGCTGACGCACCGGCTGGCGAGTGGCGACGAG TTGTACCGGAAGGCGGTGCAGCAGGTGACCCAGGGCCTGATCCGCAAGCTGACGGCGCTGAGCCAGTACGAGGAGGCGCTCGCCAAGATCAACGCCACGCTGACCGACCGGCTGGCGGTGCTGAAGGCCAAGCCCCAGTCCATCCAGCGCGACGTCCTGAGCCTCTGCAGCGACCCCTTCACCCTCGCCCAGCAGCTCACCCACATCGAGCTG GAGAGATTAAGCTACATTGGCCCTGAGGAGTTCATCCAAGCTTTTGGCCCAAAAGACCCCCTCGACAACGACAAG AGCTGCTTCGGTGGCCATAAGAAAGCCGGCAACCTGCAGACGTACGTGGAGTGGTTCAACCGCCTCAGCTACCTGGTGGCCACCGAGATCTGCATG GCGGTGAAGAAGAAGCACCGGGCTCGCGTGATCGAGTTCTTCATCGACGTGGCGCGGGAATGCTTCAACATCGGCAACTTCAACTCCCTCATGGCCATCATCT CTGGGATGAACATGAGCCCAGTGTCAAGACTGAAGAAGACCTGGGGCAAAGTGAAAACAGCCAAGTTTGACATCCTGGAG cACCAAATGGACCCTTCCAGCAATTTCTATAACTACAGGACGGCGTTGCGAGGGGCCAATCAGAGATCCATCACAGCCcacagcagcagagagaag ATCGTCATTCCATTCTTCAGCCTTCTGATCAAGGACATCTACTTCCTGAACGAGGGATGCGCCAACCGGCTGCCCAGTGGACACGTCAACTTCGAG AAATTCTGGGAGCTGGCAAAGCAAGTCAGCGAGTTCATGACGTGGAGGCAGGTGGAGTGTCCCTTCGAGAGGGACCGCAAGATCCTACAGTACCTGCTCACGGCACCCGTCTTCAGTGAAGATG GCTCGTGTCTCTGGGCTCTTCTGATGCGTGTGGCGAAACTCAGAAGGACCCACTAA